The Sphingobium aromaticiconvertens genome has a segment encoding these proteins:
- a CDS encoding TonB-dependent receptor, which produces MKHFQNSDTVAARKVALRNFASLAVIAAAVTASPLAAQVTDAAQVPTITEAAPQAAAEPATTGAQSSRGSISDDIVVTARRTEERLQNVPVAVTAFGTEQLTERRILTESDLQSVTPGLTVRQSSSSNQLSLSLRGQSIDAYSYSAPAVLTYFNEVQQGGVTATSFFDLQSIQVVKGPQGTLFGRNATGGAVLYQTQAPTRNFEGYGRAGYGNYDNRELEGAINVPLGTFGAFRVSGKLQKRDGFQHNLYNGGRLNSVDSQVIRGSLLIAPEGSGFENKTVYQHGFFGGNSGGIKLQNFYTPGQTNNGNALNATAAALYPAGFINFTTDARVRQLGFDGIADYLQKQQKIGFYDFYNDADGRHRAKQDTVSNTTSFDLSDNLVIKNIFGYNNVVSRDKSDVDGSPFQIVTLGAADTMRFNYVFRTRQVSDELQLQGKAFDEKLSYIFGLFGSKETQGQQALYNIGGDYPQPGPAGAPFQYNFKSIDKSRAVFGQATYAVAPELNVTLGGRYTWEKIRIEQLPGDLYQSIGIGPRSEKFSKPSWNVGIDYHITDSLMVYANHRGSWRTGGFNGTSLDTIDGVMVPNAFKPETTYDFEIGAKFAGQIGGLPARFNVALYDQYVKNVQRTVYIAVTAVSGNVAKARVTGAELDGQITLASWLQVGGAFNYTNARYTDPDATVGNFTLAFGPYGDTPKYSGSAYVRASADLPNGNGEVVARGDLYAQSGNFYTNLNDSLSPGTRIPSYALLNGRLEWNDIAGSRISAAAYIRNITDKKYYAGGLGLGAVVGTNGTLTGMPRMYGAEVSFKF; this is translated from the coding sequence ATGAAGCACTTTCAAAATTCAGATACGGTTGCGGCTCGGAAAGTCGCTCTGCGAAACTTCGCGAGCCTGGCGGTGATCGCTGCCGCCGTTACGGCTAGTCCGCTCGCGGCGCAGGTTACAGATGCAGCGCAGGTGCCAACGATAACGGAGGCTGCGCCTCAGGCGGCGGCCGAGCCAGCCACCACCGGGGCTCAATCAAGCCGGGGCAGCATATCGGACGACATCGTCGTCACTGCACGCCGCACTGAGGAGCGACTTCAGAACGTTCCCGTAGCGGTGACCGCCTTTGGGACAGAGCAGCTTACCGAGCGCAGAATCTTGACGGAGAGTGATCTTCAATCCGTCACGCCCGGCCTCACCGTTCGGCAGAGCAGCTCGTCGAACCAACTGAGCCTTTCGCTTCGGGGTCAGTCGATTGACGCCTACTCTTATTCTGCTCCAGCCGTACTTACCTACTTCAATGAGGTCCAACAGGGCGGCGTCACCGCTACATCGTTTTTCGATCTTCAATCTATTCAGGTCGTCAAAGGGCCGCAGGGCACGCTGTTCGGCCGCAATGCGACTGGTGGCGCGGTCTTGTATCAGACGCAGGCGCCGACCAGAAATTTTGAGGGCTACGGCCGCGCAGGCTATGGCAATTACGACAATCGGGAATTGGAAGGCGCGATCAACGTACCGCTGGGTACGTTCGGTGCCTTCCGTGTCTCCGGCAAGCTGCAGAAGCGAGACGGGTTCCAGCACAACCTCTACAATGGCGGCAGGCTCAACAGCGTCGACAGTCAAGTGATCCGCGGCAGCCTGCTGATTGCGCCCGAGGGATCAGGATTTGAGAACAAGACGGTATATCAGCACGGATTCTTCGGCGGCAATTCGGGCGGGATCAAGCTTCAGAACTTCTATACGCCCGGGCAAACGAACAACGGCAACGCTTTGAACGCGACTGCTGCGGCCTTGTACCCGGCCGGCTTCATCAACTTCACGACGGATGCGCGCGTCCGGCAGCTTGGGTTCGATGGCATCGCAGATTATCTGCAGAAGCAACAAAAGATCGGTTTCTACGATTTCTATAACGACGCGGACGGGCGACACCGCGCCAAGCAGGATACCGTGTCAAATACGACGAGCTTCGATTTATCCGATAATTTGGTCATCAAAAACATCTTCGGATATAACAATGTGGTTTCGCGGGACAAATCGGATGTCGACGGGTCACCCTTCCAGATCGTGACGCTCGGCGCCGCCGATACGATGCGCTTCAACTATGTTTTCCGTACGCGTCAGGTCTCGGACGAGTTGCAGCTGCAAGGCAAGGCGTTTGACGAGAAGCTGAGCTACATCTTTGGTCTCTTTGGGTCGAAGGAGACGCAAGGACAGCAGGCACTTTACAACATCGGTGGAGATTATCCGCAGCCCGGCCCGGCCGGCGCTCCGTTCCAGTACAACTTCAAGAGTATCGACAAGTCGAGAGCCGTCTTTGGCCAAGCGACATATGCTGTTGCTCCTGAGTTAAATGTCACGCTTGGCGGGCGATACACGTGGGAAAAAATCCGCATCGAGCAGCTTCCCGGCGACCTGTACCAATCCATTGGCATCGGCCCCAGAAGCGAGAAGTTTTCAAAGCCGAGCTGGAATGTTGGCATCGACTACCACATCACTGACAGCCTGATGGTCTACGCGAACCATCGTGGCAGCTGGCGCACCGGTGGATTTAATGGCACGAGCCTCGATACGATCGACGGCGTGATGGTTCCGAATGCGTTCAAGCCAGAAACGACCTACGATTTTGAGATTGGCGCGAAATTTGCTGGCCAGATCGGCGGTTTGCCTGCTCGCTTTAACGTCGCCCTTTACGATCAATATGTGAAGAATGTTCAGCGGACTGTGTATATCGCGGTCACGGCTGTCAGCGGCAATGTTGCCAAGGCTCGGGTGACTGGAGCGGAGTTGGACGGCCAGATCACCTTGGCATCCTGGCTGCAGGTTGGCGGCGCATTCAATTACACGAACGCGCGTTATACGGACCCCGACGCCACTGTCGGAAACTTCACACTCGCCTTCGGTCCCTACGGAGACACGCCGAAATACTCGGGTTCAGCTTATGTTCGGGCCTCGGCAGATCTGCCAAACGGTAACGGAGAAGTGGTGGCCCGTGGGGATCTCTACGCCCAGTCCGGAAACTTCTACACCAACCTCAACGACAGTCTTTCCCCCGGGACGCGGATACCATCCTATGCCCTGTTGAATGGGCGTTTGGAGTGGAACGACATCGCCGGAAGCAGAATCTCGGCGGCTGCGTATATTCGCAACATTACTGACAAGAAATATTATGCGGGCGGGCTTGGCCTTGGCGCTGTCGTTGGCACGAACGGCACTTTGACCGGCATGCCGCGCATGTATGGGGCCGAAGTCTCCTTCAAATTCTAG
- a CDS encoding TetR/AcrR family transcriptional regulator → MEERRKRILDTTERLIRDTGGTEFSVRTIAAAAEVAPATPFNLFGSKEGLLYALLFRSLDAIITEGLSFKSPNRLNHVVEATTSAVNIFVKDPDYMRPLYRVLLGVDDEVHRPDFMNRSLGFWRIAVETLPAGGLLNAPRQKEFATISLQAQFLGLLELWVHHDIDDKQFLDHAIYGVVASLAGLVDQKIRGTLISFLEIAEGSSADAEHIT, encoded by the coding sequence ATGGAGGAACGCCGAAAGCGCATCCTTGATACCACCGAAAGGCTCATTCGTGACACGGGAGGTACCGAATTTTCGGTTCGGACTATTGCGGCGGCCGCCGAAGTCGCTCCCGCTACCCCGTTCAACTTGTTCGGGTCAAAGGAGGGGCTCCTTTACGCTTTGCTGTTCCGAAGCCTCGACGCGATCATCACAGAAGGCCTTTCCTTCAAAAGCCCTAATCGACTTAATCATGTGGTCGAAGCGACGACAAGCGCGGTTAATATCTTCGTAAAAGATCCAGATTACATGCGTCCGCTCTATCGGGTCCTGCTTGGTGTGGATGATGAAGTTCATCGCCCAGATTTCATGAATAGATCTCTTGGCTTCTGGCGGATAGCTGTAGAGACTTTACCAGCTGGCGGGTTGCTGAATGCGCCACGGCAAAAAGAATTTGCCACGATATCGCTTCAAGCTCAATTTCTTGGGCTTTTAGAACTTTGGGTACACCACGACATCGACGATAAACAATTTCTTGATCATGCAATCTACGGCGTTGTAGCCAGCTTAGCCGGTTTGGTAGATCAGAAAATTAGGGGAACGCTTATCTCTTTCCTCGAGATTGCAGAGGGATCATCGGCCGACGCAGAACACATCACATAA